GTTTGTCCACTAACATATTGAAGGAAATATTGGTTATCTCTAGTTTTTGATAATTATGAATAAGCTGCCACAAACATTCAAATTCAGGTTTTGTATGAACAGAATTTTTTAACTCAGtttggtaaatacctaggagtactACTACTTTATCATATGGCAATAGTATCTTTAGCTTTATAAGGCACTACAAAGCTGTCTTCCAAATGTGTGCCATTATTTAGAATTGTATTAGTCAGGCTAAAATtttcaatatattattatttggTTGGCTGCcccatttgatttctttgcttAAAAGCCTCATTTCCTAGAAGCTGTAGGAGTATAAGAATAACAGTCTTACTACCTAGATTAACTGAATAGAATCTTGTCACCATCCTCCTCTACTGTTGTGTCACCTAAAAACTTGGTGAAGCTAAAACATGGGATTCATTTCCTCCCTAGAACACATAGATAGATTTACCAGGTAGATAAGACAGTGACTATGAAGTTTATATAAATGCTTGGAACCTGTCCAGAGTCCCCCGTCACTCGGGACgagtgaaatgtctgtttatccAAAGCTCTCTAACaatgagaaggaaaggaaatgaagagtCATCCTGCAGATATGCTGCATTATATCCACCCTTTCTTTATGAGTTTATGTGGAGCTAAGATGAAGTATTTTTAATCTGCCCCCTCCATATTCAAGGATATTTTAGTATAGTTGTCATATTTATATGTTTGTGCTACCCTATGTTCAAGAATATTGGACGTGAAGAAGTAGTTTCTTGATTTACCCTGGGTTTCCATTCCAATCAGAAATTGttgatattttataatgtttctaATCTTCATTGAAACCCAACAAAACCAGCAGCTCAAGGCTGACTGTTTCACCATGGACATAGGTGGTGTACAGCAGTGACTAGGTCATCTCCCTCTGTTGGTCATCCCCTGTCCACCCACCCAAGTCATCTGGAACTAGACATGACAACTTAGttctggaataatttttttcttttttaaaacagtaagaaaagagATGTTTTAAAACTATGCTTAACTTCCACCATTAGAGTTTTTATCATTGTCCCCACAGGTCTCTTTCTGACCCACACAAAAGAAACACTTTCCAAGTGAACTCTCAATTCAGAGACTCAGAATAAAGTGGTCCCAAAGGAACTTAGCTTGAGCGTCTCTTATCCCAGAGGCCACTTTCTACACTAAATATATGTCTCACAGTCCCCCATGAATGCTGATCACAACAGAAAGCAGATTCtgttttgacaaagtaatgattTTATTTCAGCCTCTAGTTAAGAATATAAACAATGCTTTATTCTTGGGAAAAAAGGTGATCAGATATGGTGTCTCTCTGGTAAGAATATAGTCTATATGCTCTGTAAATATCTTAATTTCTCCCTTAGTTCCCTTCCTTTATCACATTTAAGAGAATGTTTCAATATCATATTTCCATCCAcactacatacacacatacatactccaGTCATGCTATTTCTCAGCTCTGAGACTCTAACAGGTTACACTGATGGTCAAACTCAGAATAAGACGTCTTTCTTGGGCTTATTGTGAAGATTACTTTAGACAATGTGGGTGAAAATTTCTAGCACAGGGGAGCTAGTCAGAGAGAGAGACACGgatacaaagaaacagacaaatttaaTTTATGTATGACCCTGAGAATATCAgcttaaaaaaatgagaattgtctccttttcttttttatttttaattatcctaacttctgattcttttttgtgAGTCTTGCTTTGACTCATTTGATTTTACAACTGTACTCTTAAAATCTTTAGATTTACTTCTCCAATCTAGtatttgcttaaaaattaaatatagtagctcagctggtaaagaatccacctgcaatgctggagatctgggttcaatccctgggttgggaagatcccctggagaagggaaaggctacccactccagtattctggcctggaaaattccatggactggaatggcctgtggggtcacaaagagtcagacataactgagcaactttcactttcatttttcataattaaTTTAGCAGTGATATTTTATCTGTTGTAATTCaactaaaataatattaacaaCATTTATGGCAACTAGTTGAGAAAGCAGGCATGACCTTTTACTTCTTTAGTATAACCTCGAATGACTGCAATCCACTTTTTTTTCACTGATGTGCTCAAAAGTGATTACAGTTTACAGGAAGTAATTATTCAATAAATTCCTGTTTGCCCtatcagaaaaaattaaaaatccattctACATCTAGTGTTTTCTAATTCTATTCTTATTTTCATCCCTAGTATGTGATAACTTTGTgggtttaaacaacaaaaatataatcaAGAACAACTTCAATTATAGAAAACAGGCAGAGTAAACCAAGACTAAAGGAAAGCAAAACCAGAGCAATGAGTGCCAAGAGCAGTGATGCAACTTCACACAGTTTGGGAAACACATATCTTCTTATCTCAATTACAGGCTATATAGCTTTGAACTTCATGAACAGAATACGTTTCTTCCTGATGCTTTTGATTTATTCCTTATGCCTGCAACAGGTAGTCTTCCACACTATCCTTGATTAGCTTATCTGCTCTTATACACATATGTTTCTTGGTAaaaaaaatttgtcattttatcGAAACTAGTATTAATATCTCTTTTTTAGTGGATCCattcattaaaattattcttagtCTTCAATAAGGTGTTAAATATTGTTTGAGTTTTTCAAATTGATgtataataaatatcattttaccACACAGCTTcaaaagatattaataaaatatcactttttgtattattctttagattccacatatgagtgataccaAACAGTACTGGTCTTTCTCTGTCATTTCACTAACAGTAATACTttataggtccatccatgttgctgtagaTGGCAGAATTTAAGTCATTTaatgtaagtcaactatacttcaattaacaaatgcaaatgccattttttttaaaccactattTAACTCAGGTCTGCTGTATTGAATAGATCATCATTCTTGAGTCACAGTATATTCTaatttttccatgtccattttgagtttgtttgcttgtttatgtAATAATAAAACTATACCTATGAAACACTGCCCAGTCCAAGACCTAAACAGATGATAATAATGGACAACTGCTTAGTGTTCATCCTCACACAGAATCTTGGCTTCCGGCAACTGAGTTTACTTACTTCTTACATTTTGGGACATAGTTTTATTACTTATACAAGTTCCTGCAAAATATACTGTTATTTTTGAAGTGCTCTTCATCTTATAAAATTTATGCTGAGAGATGGATCTATttgaggctctttatttctttattactaTAGTTTACTAACACACGTTCATGTCATTTACATAGTTGGACTTTGTTAAGATTCTATCACTATGTTTATAGGCATTGCTGTAAATTTTCCTTATATACAGATACAAGAGTTCACAGATATTGAGCATACAAACGGGAGTGAAATTGCTGCACcatagaatatatgtatattgagCATTAAAAGAGAAGGCCAATTGCTTTTTACAGTGATTATGTAAGTACACGCTTCCATTAGCAGTGCATAAAAAACACACTTGGTGCACAGAATGTTTATTTAGAAAATCTATCTTTACAtcttttcttcatataaatttaGAAGacactgaactgaatggaagaagtgaaccagtctgtggtatctgaatttatttttgttgggctATGTGACTCATGGGACCTCCAGGCCTTCCTCCTAGTGGTATTTTCTTCACTTTACTTGATCACCATTTCAGGCAACGTCTTCATTGTGCTCCTAGTTATTGCTGACCTTCACCTCCACACCCCTATGTACTTCCTAATAGCAAATCTGTCATTCTCTGACTTAGGCTTTTCCTCAGTAACCACCCCGAAACTGATCAcagattttctgaaagaaaacaagacCATTTCCTTTAGAGGTTGCATGTGTCAGATGTTTTTTGGACATTTTTTTGGAGGGGGTGAAATGGTGCTCCTAGTGATGATGGCCTATGACCgttatgtggccatctgcaagccactCCATTACTCCAGCATCATGAATACAAAAATGTGCATTCGACTAGTGATGACATCATGGATCATTGGCTTTGTGCATTCAATAAGCCAACTAGCTATAATTACACAACTGCCCTTCTGTGGACCCAGAAAATTGGATAGCTTTTTCTGTGATATTCCACTGGTGATCAAGTTAGTCTGCATGGACACTTATATTCTAGAAGTGTTGACAAATGCTAACAGTGGGGTACTTGCAACCATTTGCTTCATTCTGTTGCTGATCTCTTACTCTTATATTCTGCTTACTGTCTACCACCAATCAAAGAGTGGGGTGTCCAAGGCTCTCTCTACCTGCACTGCCCACATCACAGTGGTCATGTTATTCTTTGGGCCTTGTATCTTTGTCTACATATGTCCACTCAGCATCACTTGGGTGGACAAGTTCCTTGCTGTATTTTATGCCATCATCACACCACTACTAAATCCAGTCATTTAtactttaagaaacaaagagattaGAAATGCCATTAAGCGACTATGATAGCAGACTGTGGATTTCTTTGGTATTTCATAATTTCAAATTATCAGAATATCTACTGTGAGTGCACTAATTTGGCCACACCTACCCTGTTACTTAAGACTGGGCCCAGTTCCCCAATTCACATATGGAAATCATATGTATCTCTTGATGAAAATTTTGTGTCAATTCTTTAGGATTCTAGAATTGttaaaataagtttctgtttGGGAAATTTGGCCAGTCTTTAGAAGTATGATTTTGATTGTTCTCAAGAATGACTTGAAatgttaataatttatattacTATTCTTACTATTACTTCAATGCTGACCACCATATCAGGAAATTTTCTATTATCCTATGCATTTCTTTTAGCAGAATATTTCACATAGACCTTTGTTAAAGTTTTCTTTAATAAGTTACTGCattatatttctctctttatgtTTACAAAATAATAGTCATCAATTAGTTAACATTCTAGTTACCTTCTATAGACATATCTATAAAAGTAATCATTAAGCATTCCTAATCATATTCAGAAAGTTGAATCATAATCATAATCTGGACAGAGTTTTGTTCCCTcaatattatgttttattcatttgtgaAACACTGTAATTGTCTTTTAATGATGTATATGAAATACAAAGTGgctatattaaaaacatttagagattttgcttttttccttccaattcATAAATAGGTTAGACAGTTCATCATATAGATAGGCAAAAAATTAGTTTTGTAATAAATTGTCTTTAAATGATGTATATGAAATGCAAAGATGGCTGTATTAAAAACCTGTagagattttgcttttttccttccaattcATAAATAGGTTAGACAGTTCATCATATAGATAGGCAAAAAAATTAGTTTTGTAATAAACTATCCATTTAATTCAATGCAGTGTTCAAATAGCCTGTAAAAACAGAATTATGTATAAAGTTTGCGAATTACTCATTACTATATATAACAAAACTTTTCTTCAGAAAtcttcctcaaaaaattataCAAGTTTACATCCATTTATCTGAATCCATGGATCTAGATATATCTCAAAttcatattactttttaaagatgaCATGTAtgctagtcactcagccatgtccaactctgcaactgcatggactgcagcctgccaggctcctctctccatggaattctccaagaagaatactgaagtggattgccattcgcTTCttcaggacatcttcctgacccagggattgaatccaggtctcctgcattgcaggcagattctttaccatctgagcctccagggaagcaaaAGATGACATGGTTCTGTGTATTTAGTAACAATCCCAATAGAAAATCTCAGGAATAAACCCTTAAATAAAAGAATTGCTATtttcatatgtgtatgtattctgactttttttgttcttttaatctCACTTTACTCAGTTTGGATGATATCTActgacttgtcttttttttttctccatttatttttattagttggaggctaattactttacaatattgtagtggtttttgccatacattgacgtgaatcagccatggagttacatgtattccccatcctgatccttcctcccacatccctctctacctgttccctctgggtcttcccagtgcaccaggcctgagcacttgtctcatgcatccaacctgggctggtgatctgtttcaccctagataatatacatgttttgatgctgttctctcgaaacatcccaccctcgccttctcccacagagtcccaaagtctgttctgtacatctgtatctctttttctgttttgcatatagggttatcgctaccatctttctaaattccatatatatgtgttagtatactgtattgctctttatccttctggctaacttcactctgtataatgggctccagtttcatccatctcattagaactgattcaaatgaattgttttcaatggctgactaatattccatggtgtatatgtaccacagcttccttatccattcgtctgctgatgggcatctaggttgcttccatgtcctggatattgtaaacagtgctgcgatgaacattggggtgcatgtgtctctttcagatctggtttcctcagtgtgtatgcccagaagtgggattgctgggtcatatggcagttctatctccagttttgtaagaaatctccacactgttctccataggggctgtactagtttgcattctcaccaacagtgtaagagggttcccttttttccacaccctctccagcatttattgcttgtagacttttggatagcagccatcctgactggcgtgtaatggtacctcattgtggttttgatttgcatttctctgataatgagtgatgttgagcatcttttcatgtgttttgttagccatctgtatgtcttctttggagaaatgtctgtttagttctttggcccattttttgattgggtcattaatttttctggaattgagctgcaggagttgcttgtatatttttgagattaatcctttgtctgttgcttcatttgctattattttctcccaatctgagggctgtcttttcaccttgcttagtttcctttgttgtgcaaaagcttttaagtttcattaggtcccatttgtttatttttgcttttatttccaatattctgggaggtgggtcatagaggatcctgctgtgatttatgtcagagagtgtttgcctatgttctcctctaggagttttatagtttctggtcttacatttagatctttaatccattttgagtttatttttgtgtatggtgttagaaagtgttctagtttcattcttttacaagtggttgaccagttttcccagcaccacttgttaaagaggttgtcttttttccattgtatattcttgcctcctttgtcaaagataaggtgtccataggtttgtggatttgtAGCTGGGCTTTCtagtttgttccattgatctatatttctgtcttcgtgccagtaccatactgtcttgatgactgtggctttgtagtagagtctgaagtcaggcaggttgattcctccagttccattcttctttcttaagattactttggctatttgagtttttttgtatttccatacaaattgtgaaattatttgttctagttctgtgaaaaccaaaaggatactgcagtgggttgccatttccttcttcacaggatcttctcgatccagggatcaaacccaggtttcctgcattgcaggtggaatcttttcCATCTGAGTCACTATTCCTCCACAAATTATCTACTCTCTCTTCTATGAGGCATAAAAGATTAAGGTGTGATCACTTCAATCCAAGCAAGTACTAAAGCCTATTTGAATCTGGATTGTAAATTTTATAAGACTTAGTACACCTCAAGTTTGTTCCTGTTCCTTGGATATATCCCTTCCAAGTTTAGATGATGATTCTACTAGATCTTTTTCTCCTCAGTCTGAAAAAATTCAGGCGATTCAGTTTTGCCCTTCAGAACGTTTATACTTAGAACTTTAGACTTtagtcttcttccttctcttgctACTTTCAAAAAGTATGGCAAATTACCCAAAGAGAAATCTGGCTTTACattgttctttttaattaatgtacCTAACAAGAatccattaaaaatacaaataaaagcaatgaaatatttatgaacagGAAAAATTCTAAATGTACAACTGATTGATAATCCTAAATGAACCTTGGATCACAATACTCAAACATAGGGTCCATTCACAGCTTTGCAGGGAATTTGGCTCAGTCTTCTAGTTATCAAAGTAAACATAAATTAAATTAGTTTTGTTATTTATACAGGTTATACACAATAACTCATACTTGAGACCCATGTTGTGACACAAAAGTTATGTAAGatgaattattagagaaaaatagTCAGCAAACGATTTGGACAGAATGGATGTTAGCTAATGATAACACCAGCCAGGATACGGCCAGACCAACATGCTCCAATGTTGGAGGAATATTCATTGATGGATTAAGTcataatttcagaaaaatgtgaaataacaACATATTCATAAATTTCCCTGTCCGAGGCCAACTGTAGGTGACTTGAGTCCAAAATTGAGACAAGCTAGGGTGAGATTAGTAGCCAGAGGCCAAGCTCATGAAATACGTTATGAGGCTTTCCCAAATGCTTTTCTTCTACTATCTGTCAATCTCTCTTTATTATGCTACCTTATCCATCGACTGTCCACTCCACTTCTATTACCCTGTTCTGTTTCTGCAGGTTTTAGGTCCCCCCTCAcacatttttttgtctttcagaaaaaaatatgattatttcaCATCCTAAATTTAAATCAAAGGAGAGTTAGATATTTCGCAACTCCCTCAAACTTTTGACAATATTAGTTAtaagttcagttcacttcagttcagtcgctcagtcgtgtccgactctgtgaccccatgaatctcagcacgccaggcctccctgtccctcacaaactcccagagtttacccaaactcatgtccatcaagtcggtgatgccatccagccatctcatcctctgtcgtccccttctcttcctgccctcaatccctcccagcatcacagtctcttccaatgagtcaactcttcacatgaggtggccaaagtattggagtttcagcttcagcatcagtcctcccaatgaacacccaggactgatctcctttaggatggactgcttggatctccttgaagtccaagggactctcaagagtcttctccaacaccatagttcaaaagcatcaatttttcggtgctcagctttcctcatgtccaactctcacatccatacatgaccactggaaaaaccataaccttgagcagacggacctttattagcaaagtaatgtctctgttttttaatatgctatctaggttggtcataactttccttccaaagagtaagagtcaccatctgcagtgattttggaggccccgccccccaaaaaaaaaaaagtctgacactgtttccactgtcttcgcatctatttcccatgaggtgatgggaccagatgccatgatcttagttttctgaatgttaagcgttaagccaagtttttctttcactttcatcaagaggctttttagttcctcttcactctctgccataagggtggtgtcatctgcatatccgaggttattaatatttctcctggcaatcttgatttcagcttgtgcttcttccagcccagcatttctcatgatgtcttctgtatataagttaaataagcagggtgacaatatacagccttgacatactctttttcctatttggaaccagtctgttgttccatgtccagttctatctgttgcttcctgacctgcatacaggtttctcaagaggcaggtcaggtggtctggtactcccatctctttcagaattttccatagtttattgtgacccacacagtcaaaggctttggcgtagtcaataaagcagaattagatgtttttctggaactctcttgctttttctatgatccagtggatattggcaatttgatctctctatgaagacctacaagaccttttagaactaacaccgaaaaaagatgtccttttcattataggggactggaatgcaaaagtaggaagtcgagaaacacctgcagtaacaggcaaatttgatcttggagtacggaatgaagcagggcaaaggctaatagagttttgccaagagaacgcactggtcatagcaaacaccctcttccaacaacacaagagaagactctacacatggacatcaccaggtggtcaacaccgaaatcagactgattatattcgttgcagccaaagatggagaagctctatacagtcagcaaaaccaagaccaggagctgactgtggctcagatcatgaaatccttattgccaaattcagatttaaactgaagaaagtagggataaccactagaccattcaggtatgacctaaatcaaatcccttatgactatacagtggaagtgagaaatagatttaagggacaagatctgatagacagacagcctgatgaactatggatggaggttcatgacattgtacaggagacagggttcaagaccacccccatggaaaagaaattcaaaaaggcaaaatggttgtctgaggaggccttacaaatagttatgTTAATTCAACTAAttgaattaaatttattaattgaaTCCAAGCAGGGTGATGTATAAGGCCATACACTCAGGAGATTCAAAATGTATAACTGAgagtttttcaaaaatttccacCAAGCAATTCCTGGGATTAATCTGGCTATCAAACAACTTGTTACCTAAAGAGTTCAATGTAACCTTATAATACATGCTCTAGTCTGAATATTATAAAATGGtgacttcagggaaaaaaataccCAAATGCTGTATATTTACTTAAGCATTTGTATTACATGAAGTTGTCTGAAGTAACTTGGGCTTCCATGAGTTACTTAGGAGACCTTCCTCCAACTCAGGAGCTGACTACTCAGTCTCCTCATTGCCGTCTTCATGTCCTTGTTCCTCAGTGTGTAAATGGCAGGATTCAGGATGGGTGTAACCAAAAAGCCTAAAATGGCAAGAAACTTATCCACTGGTACTGTGGGAAGTGGGCACATGTAAACAAAGATGCATGGTCCAAAGAACAGAACCACCACAGAGATGTGTGCTGAGAGAGTGGAGAGGGCCTTGCACAAGCCACCTGAAGAGCATTTCCATACAGTGACCAGaatgaaaacataggagaaaatcaaCAAGAAGAAAGTGCCCACGGATATGAACCCACTGATGGCAGTGACCATGAATTCCATTCTGTAGGAATCTATGCAAGCAAGTTTGATAAACCAAGGAAGGTCACAGTGAAAACTATCAATTTCATTAGGGCCACAGAAAGGCAAATGGATCACAAAAGCTAACTGGACCACTGAGTGTATGAGGCCAATAGCCCAAGCACCACACGGAAGCAAAAGGCACACCCGTGGGCTCATGAAGGTCAGGTAGTGCAggggcttacagatggccacgTATCGGTCAAAGCCCATGGCAGTGAGTAGTGCCATCTCAGATCCACCCAGGGTGTGAAGGACAAATATCTGGATGACACACCCCTGGAAGGATATGGTTTTGTGCCCAGAGTACAGGTCAGAAATCATCTTAGGAACTGTTATGGTAGAAAAACACAAATCAATGAATGAGAGGTTGGCTAAAAGGAAGTACATGGGGGAGTGTAGATGAGGGTCAAAGGTCACTGTAAACACAACAAGGAGATTCCCTAGAACAACTGTTACATAAAACACTGTAGAGAAGACAAGGAGGAAACGCTGCACTGGTCTAGAGGTAGAAAGTCCCAGGAAAACAAATTCAAACACCGAAGAGTCATTTGCTTCATACATTGGCTTGGTCTGTTGATACCTAAAGACTAGAAACAAAACATAACGAAAGcatttatcaaacatttttatttaaagaaacagatttaagcTTTCATCAAATATGGTTTTAAATCAGAAATCTTCACTAACAGccattaatatattttgaaaatataatgcattaatttatttcttcaacTAATGCAGCTGATGAGTGTAACTGATATTCCTAATGAGTATCCACTATATTCCAAGTTCAATGTCAAGTTCTGAGGTGAAACAGTAATTCTGACTTTGAGAGTAAATGGACTAGATCTAGATGGGTAGATACAGGTAGATACATAGATCAAATGAATTTAAATACAATACACCTTTGACAACTGATTTCAAGGACAAGAACAGAGGGTTCTGAGAACAATATGACACATCACCATCATACTTACTCAGACTCTGCTAAATATGAGTTATTTTTGGAGAGTAAATACAGTAGTCGACTTCGGAATGCCATGAGTAAAGACCCTGAGACATGAAGGCCAGTGAGGAAGGAAGGTGAATGATTGAGCTCAGGAGGAGAAACAGGCCAGACAGGATGGAATCTTGTATCCATGATATGAACTTTGCTTTTTATgctagttcaattcagttcaattcagtcgctcagtcgtgtccaactctttgtgaccccatgaattgcagcaagccaggcctccctgtccatcaccaacccccagagtttactcagactcatatccatcgagtcagtgatgccatccagccacctcatcctctgtcgtccccttctcctcatgcccccaatccctcccagcatcagtgtcttttccaatgagtcaacttttcgcatgaggtggcaaagtattgcagtttcagcttcaacatcagtctttgcaatgaacacccagcactgatctccttcaggatggcctggttggatctctttgtatccaagggactctcaagagttttctctaacaccacagttcaaaaacgtcaattt
The Cervus canadensis isolate Bull #8, Minnesota chromosome 6, ASM1932006v1, whole genome shotgun sequence genome window above contains:
- the LOC122444084 gene encoding olfactory receptor 4F6-like gives rise to the protein MYEANDSSVFEFVFLGLSTSRPVQRFLLVFSTVFYVTVVLGNLLVVFTVTFDPHLHSPMYFLLANLSFIDLCFSTITVPKMISDLYSGHKTISFQGCVIQIFVLHTLGGSEMALLTAMGFDRYVAICKPLHYLTFMSPRVCLLLPCGAWAIGLIHSVVQLAFVIHLPFCGPNEIDSFHCDLPWFIKLACIDSYRMEFMVTAISGFISVGTFFLLIFSYVFILVTVWKCSSGGLCKALSTLSAHISVVVLFFGPCIFVYMCPLPTVPVDKFLAILGFLVTPILNPAIYTLRNKDMKTAMRRLSSQLLSWRKVS
- the LOC122444085 gene encoding olfactory receptor 4F4-like, producing MEEVNQSVVSEFIFVGLCDSWDLQAFLLVVFSSLYLITISGNVFIVLLVIADLHLHTPMYFLIANLSFSDLGFSSVTTPKLITDFLKENKTISFRGCMCQMFFGHFFGGGEMVLLVMMAYDRYVAICKPLHYSSIMNTKMCIRLVMTSWIIGFVHSISQLAIITQLPFCGPRKLDSFFCDIPLVIKLVCMDTYILEVLTNANSGVLATICFILLLISYSYILLTVYHQSKSGVSKALSTCTAHITVVMLFFGPCIFVYICPLSITWVDKFLAVFYAIITPLLNPVIYTLRNKEIRNAIKRL